A stretch of Exiguobacterium sp. BMC-KP DNA encodes these proteins:
- a CDS encoding YktB family protein gives MTKTFTQHAFDTFHIDGLDSRMSAIRERIQPIFRDIGHEVAPDLIMAIEEDMHVHIAQHARRKVNPPQDTWMAFSPDKRGYKKHPHFQVGLFDDHLFIWLAYIYELPNKQQYASQLLEHTDLLTKLPKDFVISYDHMKKDAVLVHETDIQSGLKRFHDVKKAEFLVGRHISAKQVSTLTREELLDVIRNTYSHLVPLYKTIK, from the coding sequence ATGACAAAAACGTTTACTCAACATGCTTTTGATACGTTTCACATTGACGGTCTTGATTCACGAATGAGTGCCATTCGCGAACGAATCCAACCAATTTTTCGAGATATCGGTCACGAAGTCGCACCTGACTTGATCATGGCGATAGAAGAAGATATGCACGTTCATATTGCACAACATGCTAGACGCAAAGTAAATCCACCACAAGATACGTGGATGGCTTTCTCACCAGATAAACGCGGCTATAAAAAGCATCCACATTTTCAAGTCGGACTGTTTGATGACCATCTGTTCATTTGGCTTGCCTATATTTACGAGCTTCCAAACAAACAACAGTACGCCTCTCAACTACTCGAACACACGGATTTGCTAACAAAACTCCCGAAAGACTTCGTCATCTCATACGATCATATGAAAAAAGATGCTGTTCTCGTACACGAGACCGACATCCAATCAGGGTTAAAACGCTTCCATGATGTCAAAAAAGCAGAATTCCTCGTTGGACGTCACATTTCAGCAAAACAAGTGAGTACATTAACACGTGAAGAATTGTTAGATGTGATTCGAAATACCTACTCGCATCTCGTACCACTCTATAAAACGATTAAATAA
- a CDS encoding ABC transporter permease, protein MMQKSRNWYLIPYLFWIALFVIAPIVLVVYYSFLDLDGNFSFENYQNFFTSTYLTMTLSSFWYAFLITVFSLLIGYPTAYLLTKTKHKQLWLLLIILPTWINLLLKAYAFIGLFSTYGLANQTLEAIGIGRQQILFTDFSFVFVSVYIFIPFMILPIFNAIEKLSPSLVFAARDLGASNFTTFRRVVFPLTLDGVKSGCQLVFIPALSLFMITRLIAGNRVITLGTAIEQQFLVTQNWGMGATIAVFLIIAMAIILALTSTKRKKGATT, encoded by the coding sequence ATGATGCAGAAATCACGTAACTGGTATCTCATTCCGTATCTATTCTGGATCGCCTTGTTCGTCATCGCACCGATCGTCCTCGTCGTCTATTATTCGTTTCTCGACCTAGACGGTAATTTCTCGTTTGAGAACTACCAGAACTTCTTTACGTCGACTTATTTGACGATGACGCTCAGTTCGTTTTGGTACGCCTTTTTAATCACAGTGTTTTCACTCTTGATTGGTTATCCGACGGCCTATCTCTTGACGAAAACAAAACACAAGCAACTGTGGTTGTTACTGATCATCTTACCGACATGGATTAACCTATTATTGAAAGCTTATGCGTTCATCGGGTTGTTCAGTACGTATGGTCTAGCGAATCAAACGCTTGAAGCGATCGGCATCGGACGGCAACAGATTCTCTTTACCGACTTCAGTTTTGTTTTCGTATCGGTCTATATCTTCATTCCGTTCATGATCTTGCCGATTTTCAATGCGATTGAAAAACTCAGTCCGTCACTCGTCTTCGCTGCACGTGACCTCGGAGCATCGAACTTCACGACATTCCGTCGTGTCGTCTTCCCACTGACGCTTGACGGTGTGAAATCAGGCTGTCAGCTCGTTTTCATTCCAGCATTGTCGCTGTTCATGATTACACGTCTGATTGCCGGGAACCGCGTCATCACGCTCGGTACGGCGATTGAACAGCAGTTCCTCGTGACGCAGAACTGGGGTATGGGAGCAACGATTGCCGTCTTCCTCATTATCGCGATGGCGATCATCCTTGCCTTGACGAGTACGAAACGGAAGAAAGGAGCGACGACTTGA
- a CDS encoding DegV family protein has protein sequence MRIAWITDSTTILPDTIAQRDDLSVVPLLVMKDGESFIDGVDVDAETVYSWIDAKHKVTTSQPSIGSFTEHYERLKEEYDVGFAVHLSSELSGTYSASVQGAEIAGFRLIAIDSRCGIYPAGQLLAEAIELVEAGHSIESVEQIILERRFDHHIEFTVANLDQLQAGGRISSTKAFVGNLLQLRPLFHFEEGKIVPYQTVRTFKKAHSKIFDHLVTIIERGQVTDISLFHATAYELALEWKQRLESQFDVRVRIDDLTPVLGSHTGNPAIGMSFLNPTSRP, from the coding sequence ATGCGGATCGCTTGGATCACTGATAGTACAACGATTTTACCGGATACGATCGCTCAGCGTGATGATCTTTCGGTTGTCCCTTTACTCGTCATGAAGGATGGAGAAAGTTTCATTGATGGTGTCGATGTGGATGCAGAAACCGTTTATAGCTGGATTGATGCAAAACACAAAGTGACAACGAGCCAACCTTCGATCGGTAGTTTCACGGAACACTATGAACGATTAAAAGAAGAATATGATGTCGGTTTTGCTGTTCACTTATCAAGTGAGCTGAGTGGAACGTATAGCGCTTCCGTCCAAGGTGCAGAGATTGCTGGTTTCCGCTTGATTGCGATTGATTCCCGTTGTGGGATTTACCCGGCTGGTCAACTTCTTGCGGAAGCCATTGAACTCGTCGAAGCCGGACATTCGATCGAATCTGTCGAACAGATCATTCTTGAGCGTCGTTTCGACCATCATATCGAGTTCACTGTTGCGAATCTCGATCAATTACAAGCCGGTGGACGCATCTCTTCTACAAAAGCATTCGTCGGCAACTTGTTGCAGCTTCGTCCGTTGTTCCACTTCGAGGAAGGAAAGATCGTTCCCTATCAAACCGTTCGGACGTTCAAGAAAGCCCATTCGAAGATTTTCGATCACCTCGTCACGATCATTGAACGAGGACAGGTGACAGACATCTCCTTGTTCCACGCGACAGCCTATGAACTCGCACTGGAATGGAAACAACGCCTTGAATCGCAGTTTGATGTGCGTGTCCGCATTGATGATTTAACGCCCGTTCTCGGTTCGCATACAGGAAACCCAGCCATTGGCATGTCCTTTTTAAATCCAACGAGCCGACCGTGA
- a CDS encoding bifunctional diguanylate cyclase/phosphodiesterase: protein MNEWIILTKHYEVGLVVLSVLVAIIGSYGSLELNRRLAKATSLKKRALFLSSLTMGLSIWGMHFVGMGAFALSVTVRYDWILMFLSVIPAILSAFIAFYLLYSSTITRNKVILAGSLMGVGIAMMHYLGMMAMDFGGAIRYEKGLFALSILIAITVAYIALLLLHRLRHVDKKRILIPIAIVMGFAISSMHYVGMLGTSFCIPVDQAGRIGDSPITSNILNDVAIPVFLILIFIAGLYIHLERRALQMMAYTDHLTGLHNRRWLDHHMIKVDTHYGKSKDEMAMAILDLDGYKWVNDTFGFDKGDAVIREFADRMRASLSEDEACIRYNGTQFFLIKKVPTDELLLTFERILEDIRQPIHLDDQPIHLTATMGVILPDMGETLEMRIGQMESALRVGKNEGRDRFIVYDDSLHSDKREQLIVGSLRRAMTDFNEFALVYQPKIALATGKVDQAEVLIRWNHPKFGFISPAEFIPLAEKYSLIHRLTEWVLKETVAQMEIWKKEDYFIRQVSVNLSAMHFRSESHNLMIKEIVHHSLKNGSELQLQLEITETSVMENLDRAMTMLGELKQLSLTIALDDFGTGLSSLTHLKHLPIDILKIDKSFIDEVPHDERGTAITEMIIQLAKSLGIEVVAEGVETLEQHLFLKRLGCDYGQGYYYSRPMHVKDLDQQTIEDTVLNVG, encoded by the coding sequence ATGAATGAATGGATTATTTTAACGAAGCACTATGAAGTGGGCTTAGTTGTACTGTCGGTACTCGTCGCGATCATTGGATCGTATGGATCGCTTGAATTAAATCGACGGTTGGCTAAGGCAACTTCTTTAAAGAAACGAGCGTTATTCTTATCTTCTTTGACGATGGGACTATCGATTTGGGGAATGCATTTTGTCGGTATGGGTGCTTTCGCTTTATCTGTCACTGTTCGTTATGACTGGATTTTAATGTTTTTATCCGTTATTCCAGCTATTTTATCTGCCTTCATCGCCTTTTATCTGCTCTACTCATCAACGATTACACGAAACAAAGTCATTTTAGCAGGTTCTTTGATGGGCGTAGGTATTGCGATGATGCATTATCTTGGGATGATGGCAATGGATTTCGGTGGCGCGATTCGTTATGAAAAGGGTTTGTTTGCCTTATCTATTCTCATCGCAATTACTGTAGCGTACATTGCACTATTACTTTTACATCGTTTACGACATGTTGATAAAAAAAGAATTCTTATTCCCATTGCAATCGTAATGGGCTTTGCTATCTCTTCGATGCATTACGTTGGTATGCTTGGAACCTCTTTTTGTATCCCGGTCGATCAAGCAGGACGTATTGGAGATAGTCCGATTACATCGAATATTTTAAACGATGTAGCAATTCCTGTATTTTTAATTCTAATCTTCATCGCAGGACTCTATATTCATTTAGAACGACGTGCTTTACAAATGATGGCATATACCGATCATTTAACCGGCTTGCATAATCGGAGATGGTTAGATCATCACATGATAAAGGTTGATACGCATTACGGAAAGTCTAAAGACGAGATGGCGATGGCTATACTCGATCTTGACGGATACAAATGGGTCAACGATACGTTTGGTTTTGATAAAGGAGATGCCGTTATTCGTGAGTTTGCAGATCGAATGCGTGCGTCCTTATCAGAAGATGAAGCATGTATTCGTTATAATGGAACGCAGTTTTTTCTTATCAAAAAAGTACCAACTGATGAATTACTTCTTACTTTCGAACGAATTTTAGAAGACATTCGACAACCGATTCACTTAGATGATCAACCAATCCATTTGACAGCAACGATGGGGGTCATCCTACCGGATATGGGAGAAACGTTAGAAATGCGAATTGGCCAAATGGAAAGTGCCCTCCGGGTCGGCAAAAACGAAGGAAGAGATCGATTCATCGTGTATGATGACTCCTTGCATTCTGATAAAAGAGAGCAATTGATCGTCGGTTCTTTACGTCGGGCAATGACCGATTTTAACGAGTTCGCCCTCGTCTATCAACCAAAGATTGCACTCGCAACAGGAAAAGTTGATCAGGCAGAAGTCTTGATTCGCTGGAATCATCCGAAGTTCGGTTTCATCTCACCAGCCGAATTCATTCCACTCGCTGAGAAGTATAGTCTGATTCACCGTTTAACCGAGTGGGTACTAAAAGAGACGGTTGCTCAGATGGAAATTTGGAAGAAGGAAGATTATTTCATTCGCCAAGTTTCTGTCAACTTATCGGCGATGCACTTCCGGTCGGAGTCGCATAATTTAATGATTAAAGAAATCGTTCATCATTCTTTGAAGAATGGAAGCGAATTGCAACTACAGCTCGAAATCACCGAAACGTCCGTCATGGAGAACCTTGACCGAGCGATGACAATGCTGGGTGAACTGAAACAACTCAGTCTGACGATTGCCCTCGATGATTTCGGGACCGGTCTATCGTCGCTCACGCACCTGAAGCATTTGCCGATTGATATCTTAAAGATCGACAAGTCGTTCATCGATGAAGTACCGCATGACGAACGAGGAACGGCGATTACGGAAATGATCATCCAACTCGCAAAAAGTCTTGGAATCGAAGTTGTTGCGGAAGGTGTCGAGACGCTTGAACAGCATCTCTTCTTGAAACGTCTCGGTTGTGATTATGGACAAGGTTACTATTATAGTAGACCGATGCACGTCAAGGATCTAGATCAGCAAACGATTGAAGATACCGTTCTGAATGTCGGATAA
- a CDS encoding ABC transporter ATP-binding protein yields the protein MADTTIIQFKDVTKRYDDQTVLDQVSFEIERGKFYTLLGPSGCGKTTILRLIAGFSEATEGDIVFNGKRINDVPANKRQVNTVFQDYALFPHLNVFENIAFGLRIKKVKEAEIAQRVTDALKFVNLSGYEKREITEMSGGQRQRVAIARAIVNEPEVILLDEPLSALDLKLRTEMQYELRDLQRRLGITFIFVTHDQEEALAMSDEIFVLNHGVIQQSGTPTDIYDEPINRFVADFIGESNIIPGRMVEDYRVWFAEKEFECVDRGLELNEPVEIVIRPEDLEITNVTQGKLQVTVDSQLFRGVHYEIACMDEVGNEWLVHSTKKATVGEQIGLTFDPEAIHVMRLNETEEEFDKRLESYDGVL from the coding sequence TTGGCAGATACTACGATCATTCAATTCAAGGACGTCACGAAACGATATGACGATCAGACCGTCCTCGACCAAGTGAGCTTCGAAATCGAACGCGGGAAGTTTTATACCTTACTCGGACCATCGGGTTGTGGGAAAACGACGATCTTACGATTGATTGCCGGCTTTTCAGAAGCGACAGAGGGAGACATCGTCTTCAACGGAAAACGCATCAATGATGTACCAGCGAACAAACGTCAAGTCAATACCGTCTTTCAGGATTACGCGCTCTTCCCACATTTAAATGTCTTTGAAAACATCGCTTTCGGTCTTCGAATCAAGAAGGTCAAAGAAGCGGAAATCGCACAACGTGTGACCGATGCGTTGAAGTTCGTCAACTTGTCCGGCTATGAAAAGCGGGAAATCACGGAGATGTCGGGTGGACAACGACAACGTGTCGCGATTGCCCGAGCAATCGTTAATGAGCCGGAAGTTATCTTGCTTGATGAGCCGCTTTCAGCGCTCGACTTGAAATTACGGACAGAGATGCAATATGAACTCCGTGATTTGCAACGTCGTCTTGGGATCACGTTCATCTTCGTCACGCACGACCAAGAAGAAGCACTTGCGATGTCGGATGAGATCTTCGTCCTTAATCATGGTGTCATTCAACAATCGGGTACGCCGACAGATATCTACGACGAACCGATCAACCGCTTCGTCGCTGATTTCATCGGGGAGTCGAACATCATTCCAGGGCGCATGGTCGAAGATTACCGGGTCTGGTTCGCAGAAAAGGAATTTGAATGTGTTGACCGGGGTCTTGAACTGAACGAACCGGTCGAGATCGTCATCCGTCCGGAGGATCTTGAGATCACAAACGTGACACAAGGGAAACTGCAAGTCACTGTTGATTCGCAACTTTTCCGTGGCGTGCACTATGAGATCGCCTGCATGGATGAAGTCGGCAACGAATGGCTCGTCCATAGTACGAAAAAAGCAACAGTGGGTGAGCAAATCGGTCTGACATTTGATCCAGAAGCGATCCACGTCATGCGATTGAACGAGACAGAGGAAGAATTTGATAAGCGTCTGGAATCTTACGACGGGGTGTTATGA
- a CDS encoding anti-sigma factor — MEERCHDLINYFNGILSSADRDAFEAHLATCEECREALLEMEELMLPIAESLPERPVPVGMKARILGEVLGSAETESPKEEPMTTPVDIKQARQQQTKKKSVPLGWLMSIAAALILSLGANAYFLSQEESTDTPETLAMDEIKGMGNFESNESIKGSSMVFTQNDKSYMLVQLKDLPPLKEGELYQLWTIKGETPTANGIIEKDGEAAAVFPLKGNGDVDAVAITVEPEPDLAKPTGEIVASVAL, encoded by the coding sequence ATGGAAGAACGTTGTCATGACTTGATCAATTACTTCAATGGAATACTCTCTTCAGCAGATCGCGACGCGTTCGAAGCGCATCTTGCGACGTGCGAAGAATGTCGCGAAGCGCTTTTAGAAATGGAAGAACTCATGCTTCCCATCGCTGAATCGCTTCCGGAGCGTCCTGTTCCTGTAGGAATGAAAGCACGTATTCTTGGAGAAGTTCTTGGTTCAGCAGAGACGGAGTCTCCTAAGGAAGAACCGATGACTACTCCAGTAGACATCAAACAAGCACGTCAGCAACAAACGAAGAAAAAGAGTGTCCCACTCGGCTGGTTGATGAGTATTGCTGCCGCCCTTATTCTTTCACTTGGTGCGAACGCCTACTTCCTGTCGCAAGAAGAAAGTACAGATACCCCGGAAACACTAGCGATGGATGAAATTAAAGGAATGGGAAACTTTGAAAGTAACGAATCGATCAAAGGGTCTAGTATGGTGTTCACACAAAATGATAAATCGTATATGCTCGTTCAATTGAAAGATCTACCTCCTTTGAAAGAAGGAGAACTGTATCAATTATGGACCATCAAAGGTGAAACACCGACTGCGAATGGTATCATTGAAAAAGACGGCGAAGCAGCAGCGGTATTTCCACTCAAAGGGAACGGTGACGTCGATGCGGTAGCGATTACTGTCGAACCAGAGCCGGATTTAGCGAAACCTACGGGAGAAATCGTGGCATCAGTTGCACTCTAA
- a CDS encoding helix-turn-helix domain-containing protein, with product MYSIGQKIKNLRLQKGLTQEELGERTDLSKGYISQLEREISSPSIETLFHLLEVLGISPKDFFDEDTLNQKVVYGEEDVTTYADEAQGYHVTWLIPESNEKEMEPVLLTLAPGGAFKTYEPSGAETFVYVLAGTVTLMLGRQSFVAKQGETLYYKASEIHQLRNESTQETKVLVTATDSYL from the coding sequence TTGTACTCAATCGGTCAAAAAATCAAAAACCTCCGTCTTCAAAAGGGATTGACCCAAGAGGAACTAGGGGAAAGAACAGACCTGAGTAAAGGGTATATCTCGCAACTCGAACGGGAAATCAGTTCACCGTCGATCGAGACGCTGTTTCACCTCCTTGAAGTCCTTGGCATTTCACCAAAAGATTTCTTTGATGAGGACACACTCAATCAAAAAGTTGTTTACGGAGAAGAAGATGTCACGACGTATGCAGATGAAGCGCAAGGATACCATGTCACATGGCTGATTCCAGAATCGAACGAAAAAGAGATGGAACCGGTCCTGCTGACACTCGCGCCAGGTGGAGCCTTCAAGACATACGAACCGTCGGGTGCTGAGACATTCGTCTATGTGCTTGCAGGAACCGTCACGCTGATGCTTGGTCGTCAGTCTTTCGTAGCAAAACAAGGGGAGACACTTTACTATAAAGCTTCAGAAATCCATCAACTACGCAATGAGTCCACACAAGAGACGAAGGTCCTTGTGACTGCGACCGACTCATACTTATAA
- a CDS encoding GGDEF domain-containing protein, whose translation MRRFQQYLLRSWVVFFLIVIGIDLFAKSKDYSLSVDLFTFLLIAALSTIFVVDPVRRRHMSFTFHFGFVLFTFLTYGMLSAICVGQVTMLIYQLRTIHTPVGRRRMLHNYPFNVALELFLIVPAGLAYNLLGGTHGDAFQLTDNIIPLLAMVIILWIVLLLQYQLSRFLLGENIPSDVMFQLLRFEAVVITAELLYGIFSTLVVQGNGNSGLVMAAFALFIIKRSLGSSVEASDRIEHWEQIERLKEAAWKDGDAQFIIERYLRQLNQFVKPDIAWIKFDFEEGKQSVYYSLKDGRKLKADHVEGRIIEDIIEKEEVLIYGMQQEWDIRLYDCLPEEIQSVLFIQPEATETINCSLLLASEASGEFTKDFGYELYRALRVLSWAVERAHERERLLIDSRTDAMTKLPNYRALQEWGDRRIKQRDLYPFSALMIDLDHFKQINDTYGHEIGDVVLFEVAKLLMQATRITDLVARYGGEEFVILLPNTDLESAQIVAERIRETLHTHPILVEGHTLEITASIGVDTLKELGDLASLIRNADRAMYVGAKFQGRDRVASYQEWKEKVI comes from the coding sequence GTGCGCCGTTTTCAACAATATCTCCTTCGAAGCTGGGTTGTGTTTTTCTTAATCGTGATTGGCATCGATCTTTTTGCGAAGTCTAAGGATTATAGCCTCAGCGTCGACTTATTTACATTTTTATTAATTGCTGCCTTATCCACTATTTTTGTCGTCGATCCAGTTCGCCGTCGACATATGAGCTTTACGTTTCATTTTGGTTTTGTGCTGTTCACGTTTTTGACATATGGTATGCTCTCTGCCATCTGCGTGGGACAGGTCACTATGTTGATTTATCAATTGCGTACGATTCATACGCCAGTCGGAAGGCGACGGATGCTACATAATTATCCGTTCAATGTTGCGCTAGAACTTTTCTTAATCGTGCCGGCAGGTCTTGCTTATAATCTCTTAGGTGGGACACACGGTGATGCCTTTCAATTAACTGACAATATCATTCCATTGCTTGCGATGGTCATTATTTTATGGATCGTTTTATTGCTGCAGTATCAGCTTTCACGATTTCTTTTGGGGGAGAACATTCCAAGTGATGTCATGTTTCAGCTGTTACGCTTTGAAGCAGTTGTGATCACGGCAGAACTGTTATACGGCATTTTCAGTACGCTCGTCGTGCAAGGAAACGGGAACAGCGGACTTGTAATGGCAGCGTTTGCACTCTTCATCATCAAGCGATCTCTCGGTAGCTCTGTCGAGGCATCGGATCGGATCGAGCACTGGGAACAAATTGAACGTTTAAAAGAAGCAGCATGGAAAGACGGTGATGCGCAGTTTATCATCGAACGTTATCTACGACAGCTTAATCAATTCGTCAAACCTGATATCGCTTGGATCAAATTTGATTTTGAAGAAGGAAAACAGAGTGTCTATTATTCATTAAAAGATGGTCGGAAGTTAAAAGCTGATCATGTCGAAGGACGAATCATTGAAGACATCATTGAAAAAGAGGAAGTATTGATTTATGGTATGCAGCAGGAGTGGGATATTCGACTGTATGACTGTTTACCAGAAGAGATTCAATCCGTGTTGTTTATTCAACCTGAAGCAACGGAGACGATCAACTGTTCACTATTGCTTGCATCGGAAGCAAGTGGAGAGTTTACAAAAGATTTTGGCTACGAATTATACCGGGCACTACGTGTCTTATCTTGGGCTGTAGAACGAGCGCATGAACGCGAGCGACTTTTGATTGATAGCCGAACAGATGCGATGACGAAATTACCTAATTATCGTGCGTTACAAGAGTGGGGTGATCGTCGGATTAAACAACGTGATCTTTATCCGTTCTCCGCATTAATGATTGATCTCGATCACTTTAAACAAATCAATGATACGTACGGTCATGAAATTGGGGACGTCGTCTTATTTGAAGTGGCTAAGCTCTTGATGCAAGCTACGCGAATAACGGATCTCGTTGCACGTTATGGAGGAGAAGAATTCGTTATCTTACTGCCGAATACGGATCTGGAATCTGCACAGATCGTTGCGGAGCGTATTCGAGAAACGTTGCACACGCATCCGATTTTAGTGGAAGGTCATACACTTGAGATTACAGCGAGTATCGGTGTTGACACGCTAAAAGAACTTGGTGATTTAGCGAGTTTGATACGGAATGCAGACCGCGCGATGTATGTCGGAGCGAAATTCCAAGGACGCGACCGTGTTGCATCATATCAAGAGTGGAAAGAAAAGGTTATTTAA
- a CDS encoding ABC transporter permease encodes MKRLKLANLYLIGVFIILYAPIFYLAFYSFNSADNMTNFDSFTWDWYKEVFQDSRLLIIVLNTLVIALLSAAISTILGVFGAIGIQAVRKKRVETSLLTLNSILIVSPDVIIGASFLIFFTLLGIQLGFTSVLLSHIAFSVPIVVILVLPKLQEMSPTLVDAARDLGASRWDVLTKVILPYITPGIFAGFFTALTYSLDDFAVTFFVTGNGFTTLSVEIYSLARQGISMKINALSTVIFLFTFLLVIGYYFLNQRAATKLSRPEVK; translated from the coding sequence ATGAAACGTCTGAAACTAGCAAATCTTTATCTGATCGGTGTCTTCATCATTTTGTATGCTCCGATTTTCTATCTCGCGTTCTATTCATTCAACAGCGCCGATAACATGACGAACTTCGATTCGTTTACGTGGGACTGGTACAAGGAAGTCTTCCAAGACTCACGCTTGTTGATCATCGTCTTGAACACGCTTGTCATTGCCTTGTTGTCAGCCGCGATCTCGACGATTCTTGGCGTGTTCGGAGCGATTGGAATTCAAGCCGTCCGCAAGAAACGTGTCGAGACGTCATTACTGACACTGAACAGCATCTTGATCGTCAGTCCGGATGTCATCATCGGGGCATCGTTCTTGATTTTCTTCACGCTACTTGGCATCCAGCTTGGATTTACGTCGGTCTTACTGTCGCACATCGCGTTCTCAGTACCAATCGTCGTCATTCTCGTTTTGCCGAAGTTACAAGAGATGAGTCCAACGCTCGTCGATGCAGCACGTGACTTAGGGGCGAGCCGCTGGGATGTCTTGACGAAAGTCATTTTGCCGTATATCACGCCTGGTATCTTCGCCGGATTCTTTACGGCATTGACATACTCACTGGACGATTTTGCTGTGACGTTCTTCGTGACAGGAAACGGCTTTACGACACTATCTGTAGAGATCTACTCACTCGCCCGTCAAGGGATTTCGATGAAGATCAATGCCTTGTCGACTGTCATCTTCCTGTTTACGTTCTTACTCGTCATCGGCTACTACTTCTTGAACCAACGAGCTGCTACGAAGCTTTCGCGACCGGAGGTGAAATGA
- a CDS encoding iron-sulfur cluster biosynthesis family protein, with the protein MNITFTPPAQERVRQLRGEVSGQLHLYYDTEGCGCGNSGIFSIRIVDEATPEDMTIDSNVGPVLVKRWSSHFLDQEMTLDYNAEKKALILKSDGQYFNTNVLVTDQTGCVLAVRS; encoded by the coding sequence ATGAACATCACATTTACACCACCCGCTCAGGAACGGGTTCGCCAATTACGCGGTGAAGTATCCGGCCAACTACACCTCTACTATGATACAGAGGGTTGCGGTTGCGGAAACTCTGGTATTTTCAGCATTCGTATCGTCGATGAAGCGACACCGGAAGACATGACGATCGACTCGAACGTCGGTCCCGTCCTCGTCAAACGGTGGTCGAGCCATTTCCTCGATCAAGAAATGACGCTTGATTACAATGCAGAGAAAAAAGCCCTCATTTTAAAAAGTGATGGTCAATACTTCAATACGAATGTTCTCGTGACGGATCAGACAGGCTGTGTCCTAGCGGTTCGTTCATAA
- a CDS encoding ABC transporter substrate-binding protein, whose amino-acid sequence MKKLIQLFAAIFLISGVILFTLNQLNETQGYSGKNVLNIYNWGDYIDPALIKQFEKESGIKVVYQTFDSNEAMLTKIEQGGTTYDIAVPSDYAIAKMIDEKLVLPIDHQKIPNLKNIDSRFLDLSFDPKNKYSIPYFWGTVGIVYNKDLIGGKKPTSWKDLWDPKLKNQILLADGAREVMGMSLNSLGYSLNETDESKLQEAKANLMRLTPNVKAIVGDEIKLLLANEEAGLGVVWSGDANEIMSENENLDYVIPKEGSNVWFDNVVIPKTAKNVEGAYEFINFMLRPDISAKNADYVGYSTPNKEGLKLLDKSVRTDERFYPDKQVTDTLEVYENLGKKMLAHYNELFLEFKMHKK is encoded by the coding sequence TTGAAAAAATTGATTCAATTGTTCGCCGCGATTTTCCTGATCTCAGGTGTCATTCTTTTCACCTTGAATCAGTTAAATGAGACACAAGGATATTCAGGTAAAAATGTCCTGAACATCTACAACTGGGGCGATTATATCGACCCAGCACTGATCAAACAGTTTGAAAAGGAGAGCGGCATCAAGGTCGTCTATCAAACATTCGATTCAAACGAAGCGATGCTGACGAAAATCGAACAGGGTGGAACGACGTACGATATTGCCGTTCCGTCTGATTACGCGATCGCGAAGATGATCGATGAGAAGCTTGTTCTACCGATCGACCATCAAAAGATTCCAAACCTCAAGAACATCGATTCGCGTTTTTTGGATTTATCATTTGACCCGAAAAACAAGTATTCGATTCCGTATTTCTGGGGAACAGTTGGGATCGTCTATAATAAAGACTTGATTGGTGGGAAGAAACCGACAAGCTGGAAGGATCTTTGGGATCCAAAGCTGAAGAATCAAATTCTACTCGCTGACGGTGCTCGAGAAGTCATGGGGATGAGCTTAAATAGTCTTGGTTATTCGTTGAATGAAACGGATGAATCAAAATTACAAGAAGCAAAAGCAAACTTGATGCGTCTGACACCAAACGTCAAAGCAATCGTTGGTGACGAAATCAAGTTACTCCTCGCGAATGAAGAAGCAGGACTCGGTGTCGTCTGGTCTGGTGATGCAAACGAGATCATGAGCGAAAACGAGAACCTTGACTACGTGATTCCAAAAGAGGGGTCAAACGTCTGGTTCGATAATGTCGTCATTCCAAAAACGGCTAAAAACGTCGAAGGTGCGTATGAATTTATCAACTTCATGTTGCGCCCAGATATTTCAGCGAAGAATGCTGACTACGTTGGGTATTCGACACCGAACAAAGAAGGCTTGAAGTTGCTCGACAAATCGGTTCGTACTGACGAACGATTCTATCCTGATAAACAAGTTACGGATACGCTTGAAGTCTATGAGAACCTCGGTAAGAAGATGCTCGCTCATTACAACGAGTTGTTTCTCGAGTTTAAGATGCATAAAAAATGA